In the Deinococcus sp. NW-56 genome, GCTGGCCTCCGGCGTGGTGCGGGCCGTCACCCTGGCCCCCGAGCTGGAAGGCGCGACCAGGGCGGCCCTCGCCTTCGCCCGCGCCGGGGTCCGGGTGGGGGTCGGGCACACGCGGGCGGACGCGGAGACGGTGGCGGCCCTGCTGCACGCGGTCCACGCCGCCGGAGGCCGCACCGCCGCGACCCACCTTTACAACGCGATGGGCGGCATCGAGGGGCGGTTACCTGGCCCGGCCGGGGCACTCTTGGCCGACCACCACGCCTTTCTGGAGGTCATTCTCGACGGACACCACGTCCATCCCACTGCCTTCCACCTCGCCCGCCGCGCCGCGCCCGGCCGTGTCCTGCTTGTCAGCGACGCGATGCGGGCGGCGGGCCTGGGGGAAGGGGAGAGCGACCTCGGGGGCCAGCGGGTGACGGTCCGGGGGGGCCGGGCCACCCTCCCGGACGGGACGTTGGCGGGCAGTGTCCTCACCCTCGACCGGGCGCTGCGCCACGCGCGGGCGGCGGGCGTGCCCCTGCCCGAAGCGAGCGCGATGCTCAGCGCGGTTCCGGCGGCATCGCTGGGCCTGACCGACCGGGGACGGCTGGTGCCGGGCCTGCGCTCGGACCTCGTCGTGCTGGACCGGGCGTTGGAGGTCCGGGAGGTCCACGTGGCCGGGCAGCCCGTGCTGGGGAAGGGGGACTGATCCGGACTCCGATGGAAAGGTTGACTTGTCAACCTGAACATCCGACCGGAGGGAGGAGAAGCCAGGGGTTCTGGGGTATGGAGCCACAAGCGGTGCTTTCCTGTTTGTTGCGGCATTGAGCGGAATCCGTATGAGGTGGGGGCAGGCTGACCGGCCCTCATACGGCTTCCGGAGAATCCGTTCCAGCCCCCCTCCTGCGGAGCTGTGCCAGTCCGCCTCGCTTCGGTGCTTCCACTCCTCTCCGTCACCGTTGTTCTTTCTCCTTCCAGTCGGGTTTCCAGGTCTTACAGAACTGTTCAACCGGAATTCTTATCAAAAGTCCTCGACCTCCCCCGCCACGTCGTGGTCGTCGACGGCCACGTAGCGCCTCGTGGTGTCCACGCTGCTGTGGCCCAGGAAGAGGCCCACCCGCGTGAAGTCCCGCGTGGCCCGGTACAGTCGGGTACCCGAGTGCTTGCGGGCCGCGTGAAAGCCGCGCCAGGCGTGCCCGTGCCCGGCCTGCCGGAAGGCCTGCCGGAGGCGGTAGGCCGCCTGCGCGTAGGTCCACTCGAAGAGTGTCCCGTCGGCCCGCAGGGGGGAAAGCCCCGCGAGGGCCGTCCGCGTCCGGCGTCCCAGCGGCACCCGCCGCACCTTGCCCCCCTTGCCGCGCACGGTGACCGTGCCCCCCTGCAGGTCGTCTGCCCGGACCCCCAGCGCCTCCCCGGCCCGCAGGCCCCCGTGGGCACACAGCAGCAGCAGGGCCGCCAGCCGGGGATCGCAGTGCGCCAGCACGTCGTCGATCTCGCGCAGGTAGGGCGGGTTCTTCACGATCCCCGGCGTGGGGTCAGGCGGCACGTGGGCGTCCTCGAAGGGCTGCGCCTCCGTCGCCCCGGCCCACCGGAGCGCCCGGTAGAGCGCCCGCACCCCGGCGACGTACTGGGCCACCGTCGCCGCCGAGAGCGCTCCCGTGCGTCCCCGCCCGCGCGAGGGCCGCGTCTGCAGGTGCGCCACGTACCGCCCCCCGTCGCGCCGTCCGGGGCGCAGGAGCTGCACGCCCGCGTCCCGTGCCCACGGCACGAAGTCCCGCACCGCCAGCGCGTAGGCCGCCCGCGTCTTGCCGCTGCCCCGCGCCCCCTTGCGGCTGCCGGCCAGCAGGTACGCCAGCGTGACCTGCACCAGCCCCTCGGCGTCGTAGGTGCTCGCGGCCTCCACCGCCCGCACCCGCAGCGCCGAATCGCTGAGGCTGGCGAGGGCCAGCGGCGCCTCATGTCGGACGAGGGTCATGGACCCCCCGGAGACAGGCGAACTGGGCGTCTGGACATGGCGCTTCAGTGTAGCTCAGTAAGGTTGGTTCAAACTAAGGTACATTAGTGTGAAAAAGGATGGGTCCCGGCCGGACCTGGGAGCCGGGAGGTCAACCCACGCGCTCTGCCTCCGGGACCGCCGCCCCGGCCTCTCCCCCCCCGGGCGGACACGGCAGCGAGAAGCTGAAGGTCGCCCCCTCGCCCTCGCGGCCCTCGGCCCAGACGCGGCCTCCATGCCGGGCCACGATGCGCTTGACGTTCGACAGGCCGATGCCTGAGCCTTCGAAGGCGTCGGGAGAATGCAGCCGCTGAAACACCCCGAACAGCTTGTCCTGATAGGCCATGTTGAAGCCCACGCCGTTGTCCCGGACATGCACGACCTGCTCCCCGCCCCGCGTCTCCCCCCAGACCTCGATGCGGATGCGCTCGCGTGGGCGCGAATACTTCAGCGCGTTGGACAGCAGGTTGGTGACCACCTGCCGCAGGGCCGTGAGGTCCCCATGCACGACGGGCAACTCGCCCACGACCCAGTCCACCGGCCGTCCCCCCTCTTCGTGCGCGAGTTGCCCGACCACCTCGTCGACCACCGCCGCGAGCGGCACCGGCTGGAAGCGCAGGTTCTGACGCCCGGTCCGGGCAAACTCCAGCAGCCCGCTGATGAGGTGGTCCATCCGCCGTGCCGAGTCCTGAATGATGCCCACCCGGCGGACCACGGCGGGCGGCAGGCCATGCGTCTCCACGTCGCGCCGCAGCAGGTCCGCGAAGGAGGCGACGTGCCGCAACGGCGTGCGCAGGTCGTGCGAGATGGAGTGGGCAAAGGCCTCGAGTTCGGTGTTCACGTCCTCGAGTTGCGCGGTACGCTCCTGCACGCGGACTTCCAGCGAGGCGTTCAGCGCGACGAGCTGCGCCTCGATCCGCTTGCGGTCGGAGATGTCGCGGCCGGTAGAGACGACGTGGGTGATGCGCCCACGCTCGTCCCGGATGGGCGTGAGCGTCTTTTCCTTGTGGTAGAAGCTGCCGTCCCGGCGGCGGTGCCGCACCTCGCCCCGGTAGGGTTCGCCCTGCAGCAGCCCCACCCACACCGCCTCCATCCGGGCCACGACCTCATCGTCGGGCCACAGCAGGCTCACGTGCTGGCCCAGCACCTCGGCACGGGCGTAGCCGGTCATGGCCTCGAACGCCGGGTTGACATACTCGAAGCGCCCGGCGCGGTCGGTGATAAAGATGGGGTCGGCGGCCTGCTCGACCGCGCTGGAAAGTTTGCGCATCTCGCGCTGAGCCGCGCGGCGTTCGCGTTCACCCTCACGGCGCAGGCGGTCCTGCGCGGCCTGGGCCGCCCGAGCTTCGAGTTCGCGCAGCCGCCGCTCGTGGGCCTGCACGGTCAGCGTCTTGAGGTGCAGGTCCACGAACACCCCCACCTTGGCCCGCAGCACCTCGGCCTGCACCGGAGAGAAGATGAAATCCACCGCCCCCAGCGAGTAGCCCCCCAGCATGTCCGCCTCGGCGCGGTCGTGGGCGGTCACGAAGATGATCGGGGTCGTCTCGGTCTGGGGGCGGCTGCGAATCAGGGCGGCCGTCTCGAAGCCGTCCATGCCGGGCATCCGCACGTCGAGCAGGATCACCGCGAATTCCTGTCCCAGCAGCAGCCGCAGCGCTTCGCGCCCGGAGGACGCCAGCACCACGTTCTGCCCCAGGCCTTCCAATGCGGCGGCCAGCGCCAGCCGCTTGGCGTCCTGGTCGTCCACGATCAGGACGTTGGCGAGCGGCAGCGTGTCCGTCTGGTCCCCGGCGGTCATGAGACCCTCCGGTAAAGCTTCTCCGCCGAGTTGAGCGTCGAGAACCGCCCCGCGTGCGGGCTGAAGTCCAGCGACTCGTGCCGCCCCAGCGCCAGCACCCCGAAGGGCATCAGGCTCCCCAGCAGCAGGCCCTGCACCTGGTCTTGCAGGGGCCTGGAAAAGTAGATCAGCACGTTGCGGCACAGGATCAGGTGGAACTCGTTGAAGGAGCTGTCCGTGACGAGGTTGTGCTGCCCCCAGATCACCGGGCGCCGCAGCCGGTCCACCACCCGGCCGTGCCCCCCGTGCTGATCAAAGTAGGCCGCGAAGTCGGCTCGGCCCCCCGCCTCCCGGTAATTCCGAGCGTAGGCGTCCAGCTTCTCCTGCGGGTACACTCCCGCCCGCGCGACCTCCAGCGCCGACGCGCTGAGGTCGGTGGCGTAGAGGCGGGTGCGGCCGAGCAGCCCTTCTTCCTCCAGCACCATCGCCAGCGAGTAGACCTCCTCGCCGGTCGCGCAGCCCGCGTGCCACACCCGCAGGAAGGGATGGGTCCGCAGCACCGGCAGCACCTGCTCGCGCAAGGCCCGGTAGAAGGAGGGATCACGGAACATCTCGGTGACCGGGATGGAAAGCGCTCCCAGCAGGCGACCCAGCGCCTGCGGCTCGTGCAGCACCCGGTGTTGCAGGGCACTCACGCTGGGCAGCCCTTCCACCTGCACCGTGTGAAGCACCCGCCGCCGCAGGGTGGCCGGGGCGTACCCCCGGAAGTCGTGCCCGTAGACGCGGTAGACCGCCTCCAAGAGCAGCTCGGTTTCCACCGCCTCGACGGATTCACGGGAGGCCTCCATCTCAGCGGTACAGCCACACGCGCAGCAGCGAGAGAAGCTTGGCCGTGTCCACCGGCTTGCTGATGTAGTCGCTGGCCCCCGACTCGATGGACTTCTCGCGGTCGCCGGGCATCGCCTTGGCGGTCAGCGAGATGATGGGCAGGCCTTTGAACTTGCGGTGCTGGCGGATCAGGCGGGTGGTTTCGTACCCGTCGAGTTCGGGCATCATCACGTCCATCAGGACGACGTCGATGTCGGGCGTGCTTTCCAGCAGGCCGATCGCGTCCCGGCCGTTCTCGGCGGTGAAGACCTGCATGTGGTGGCGTTCGAGTACCGCTGTCAGCGCGAAGATGTTGCGGATATCGTCGTCCACGACGAGCACGCGCTTGCCGCGCAGCAGCGGGTCCTCCTGGCGGGCGCCCTGGAGGAGTTGGCGCTGGGCCTCGGGCAGCGTCGCCTCCACCCGGTGCAGGAAGAGCGTGACCTCGTCGAGCAATCTCTCGGGCGAGCGCACGTCCTTGAGGATGATCGACTTGGCCGCCTTGCGCAGTTGCGTCTCCTGTCCCCGCGTAAGGTCCTGCGCGGTGTAGACGATCACCGGGATGGCCCGCAGCGCCGGGTTCTTCTGGAGGGCCGCCATCAGGTCGAAGCCGCTCATGTCGGGCAGCTTGAGGTCGAGGACGATGCAGTCGAAGGGCGCGGTCTCCAGCGCGGCGAGGGCCTCGGCGCCGCTGCCCACCGCCGTGGTCTTCACGTCGCCGTTGCCAATCAGGTCCACGATGCTCTGCTGCTGCAGGGCGTCGTCCTCCACGACCAGGAGGTTCTTGACCCGCCGTTCCAGAAAGGTCTCCAGGTCCGAGAAGGCCTGCGTGAGCGCCGTCCGGTCGCCCGACTTGGTGACGTGCCCCAGGGCGCCGAGCTTGCGCCCCATCAGGGAGGCTTCCTCGCCCGAGATGATGTGGACCGGGATGTGGCGGGTGAGTGGATCGCGCTTGAGGTGGTCGAGCACCGCCCAGCCGCTGGTGTCGGGCAGGCTGAGGTCCAGCGTGATCGCCGAAGGCCGGTGCGTCTGTGCGAGCCGCACCGCCGCCTCCCCGCCGGAGGCCACGATGCCCTTGAACCCGCGCTCGTGGGCGAGGTCGAGCAGGATGCCCGCGTAGGTGGGGTCGTCCTCCACGATCAGCACCGTGCGGTCCCCCGGCCCGATGTCGGCGCGGTCGTCGGCGACGCGGGGCGCGGGCGCAGACCGGGCAGGAGGGGCCTCGGCCGGGGCCGTGAGGCTCGGCGGCAGGTCGGTTCCCGCACGGGCGAGGGGGGCCGCGTCCGGCACCAGCCGGGGCGTCGTCGCCTGGGTCAGCACCGGACGGCGCTCGGGGTCGGGCTCGTTGCGGGTGCCCCCGGTGGGCAGGTACAGGGTAAAGACGCTGCCCACCCCCGGCGTGCTCTCCAGCGTGATCTCGCCGCCCAGGATGCGGGCGAGTTCGCGGCTGATCGCCAGGCCCAACCCGGTGCCGCCGTACTTGCGGCTGGTCGAGCCGTCCGCCTGCTGGAAGGCCTCGAAAATTACCCGCTGTTTATCGGCGGCGATCCCGATACCGGTGTCCGACACCCGGAAGGCCAGCGCCCCCACCGCGCGGCTCAGGCCAGGGTCGGGAGTCCAGCCGCCGGACACCGGGGCGATGGTGAGGCGCACCTCGCCCTGCTCGGTGAACTTCAGGGCGTTGGAGAGCAGGTTTTTCAGAATCTGGAGCAGCCGCTTCTCGTCGGTGACCAGGCTGGCGGGCAGGCCGGGCGCGAGGTCCACCGCGAAGCCCACGCCCTTGTCTGCCGCGACCGGGCCGAAGCTCGCCTCCAGCGGCTCGGTGAGCGCCGTCAGCGGCACCTCGGCGGCGTCGGCCGTCACGGTACCCGACTCGATCTTGGACAGGTCGAGGATGTCGTTGATCAGGGTGAGCAGGTCGTTGCCCGACGCATAGATCGTCTTCGCGTAGGCCTGCTGCTGGGTGCTGAGGTTCCCCTCCGGGTTCTCGCGCAGCTGGTTGGCCAGCAGCAGCAGGCTGTTCAGCGGCGTGCGCAGCTCGTGGCTCATGTTCGCCAGGAACTCGCTCTTGTACTTGGAGGTCAGGGCGAGCTGCGCGGCCTTTTCCTCCAGCGCCTGCCGGGCCGACTCGACCTCCAGGTTCTTGGTCTCGACCTCGCGGTTCTGCTCGGCGAGGAGGCGGGCCTTGGCCTCCAGTTCCTCGTTGGTCTGGCGCAGTTCTTCCTGCTGGCTCTGGAGTTCCTGCGCCATCCCCTGCGACTGGCGCAGCAGCGTCTCAGTCCGCATGGTCGCCTGGATGGTGTTCAGCACGATGCCGATGGACTCGGTGAGCTGCTCGAGGAAGGCGAGGTGGGTCGCGCTGAAGCCCGAGAAGGAGGCGAGCTCGACGACCGCCTTGGTCTCGCCCTCGAACACCACCGGCAGCACCACGATGGTGCCCGGCGTAGCGGCCCCCAGCCCGGAATTGATCTGCACGTAGTCGTGCGGCACGTGCGTCAGGACGATGGGTTCCTGCTCCAGCGCACACTGCCCGACCAGCCCCTCGCCCAGCCGGAAGCGGTTGCCCAGCCCCTTGCGCTCGCGGTAGGCGTAGCTGGACTGAAGCTGCAAGGTCGGCTCGGACGCTTCCTCGTCCAGCGTGTAGAAGACCCCGTGGCTGGCCCGCACGAGCGGCGCGAGTTCGGACAGGATCAGGCGACTCACCGTGAGCAGATCACGCTGCCCCTGCAGCATCCGGGTGAAGCGGGCGAGGTTGGTCTTGAGCCAGTCCTGCTCGGTGTTCTTCTCGGTGGTCTCGCGCAGGTTGTGGATCATCGCGTTGATGTTGTTCTTCAGCGAGTCCACCTCGCCCCGCGCCCCCACCGAGATCGTGCGCGTCAGGTCGCCCATCGTCACGGCGGTGGCGACCTCGGCGATCGCGCGGACCTGGGTGGTCAGGTTCGCCGCCAGCTCGTTCACGTTGTCGGTGAGGTCCTTCCAGGTGCCGCTCGCGCCCGGCACGCTGGCCTGCCCGCCCAGGCGGCCCTCCACGCCCACCTCGCGGGCCACGCCCGTGACCTGCTCGGCGAAGGTCGCCAGCGTGTCGATCATGTCGTTGATGGTGTCGGCGAGTTCGGCGATCTCGCCCTTGGCCTCTACCGTCAGCTTGCGCCGCAGGTCGCCCGCCGCGACCGCCGTGACCACCCGTGCGATGCCCCGCACCTGGTCGGTGAGGTTCGAGGCCATCGAGTTGACGTTGTCGGTGAGGTCTTTCCAGGTGCCACCCACGCCGCGCACGTCGGCCTGACCGCCCAGCTTGCCCTCCGTGCCCACCTCGCGGGCCACACGCGTCACTTCCGAGGCGAAGGCGTTGAGCTGATCGACCATCGTGTTCACGGTGTTTTTCAGCTCCAGGATCTCGCCCTTCACGTCTACAGTGATCTTTTTACTGAGGTCTCCATTCGCCACAGCGGTGGTGACGAAAGCGATGTTGCGCACCTGATCGGTGAGGTTGGACGCCATCGAGTTGACGTTGTCGGTGAGGTCCTTCCAGGTCCCGCCGACGCCACGCACGTCGGCCTGCCCGCCCAGCTTGCCTTCCGTGCCCACCTCACGGGCCACGCGGGTCACTTCCGAGGCAAACGCATTGAGCTGATCCACCATCGTGTTGATGGTGTTTTTCAGCTCCAGAATCTCGCCGCGCACATCCACCGTGATCTTCTTGCTGAGGTCCCCGTTCGCCACGGCGGTGGTGACCTCCGCGATATTGCGGACCTGCCCGGTGAGATTCGACGCCATCGAGTTGACGTTGTCGGTGAGGTCCTTCCAGGTGCCGCCGACGCCTCGCACGTCCGCCTGGCCGCCGAGTTTGCCCTCCGTCCCCACCTCGCGGGCCACGCGGGTCACCTCGGACGCGAACGCACCCAGTTGGTCCACCATCGTGTTGATGGTGTCCTTCAGTTCCAGAATCTCGCCGCGTGCATCGACGGTGATCTTCTTGCCCAGGTCGCCGTTGGCGACGGCGGTGGTGACGAAGGCGATATTCCGCACCTGATCGGTGAGGTTCGATGCCATCGAGTTGACGTTGTCGGTGAGGTCTTTCCAGGTGCCCCCGACCCCACGCACATCGGCCTGACCGCCGAGTTTGCCCTCCGTGCCCACCTCACGGGCCACCCGCGTCACCTCGGAGGCAAAGGCGTTGAGCTGGTCCACCATCGTGTTGACGGTGTTCTTCAGGTCCAGAATCTCGCCCCGCGCATCCACCGTGATCTTGCGGCCCAGGTCGCCGCCCGCGACGGCGGTCGTGACCTCCGCGATGTTACGGACCTGGTTGGTCAGGTTGGAGGCCATCGAGTTGACGTTATCGGTGAGGTCCTTCCAGATGCCGCCCACGCCACGCACCTCGGCCTGACCGCCGAGTTTGCCCTCCGTTCCGACCTCACGGGCGACGCGAGTGACTTCCGAGGCGAAGGCCCCGAGCTGGCTCACCATCGTGTTCACGGTGATGGCGGTCTGGAGGAACTGGCCCTGGATGGCCTGACCGTGGTGCTCGACCGTCATGGTCTGCGACAGGTCGCCCTGCGCGACCGCCGTGATCACGCGGGTCATCTCGCTGGTGGGTCCGACGAGGTCGTCCACGAGGCCGTTCACGTTCTCGATCAGCTCGGCCCATTGCCCGGTCGTGGGGCCGAGGGGCACGCGCTGGGTCACTCGGCCCTCCTTGCCCACGATGCGGCCCACCCGCGCCACGTCCTGCGCGACGCGCTCGCTCTGCTCCATCACCTCATTGAACACGTCGGCGATCTTGCCGGGCGTGCCCTCCCAGGCCATGGGCAGGCGCACGCTGAAGTCGCCCCGGCGGTAGGCCTGCAGGGCGGCGAGAAGCTGGAGGTCCTCGGGGCGGTCGGGAAGGGTGGGCTGGGTCATGGTGGGGAAGGCACCGCACAGGATTTAGACAGACTTCATCCGGGCGGTACTGCCGCCAAGCATAGGAAGAGACTCCTAACAAATTCTGAATCTAAAGACTGTATGAAGCTCACCTCCCTGCTCTCTGGAGGCGGCCACCAGGCCCGAATCTCCCAGTGGGTTGGGTGGTAGGTCTATGCAGTGGCGGCGAAACATCTGAGCCTGCCTGAGCCAGAGCATGGGCGGCACAAGGTCAAACGAACTGGCACGGGGACCGGCCCCTGTTGAGGCCTGAAGCCACCTCCCCCAGCCAAGAACCATGGCCGATTCGTTAGCCGACGTTAATAGACCAGCCCAGCCACTGCTGCGCCACCTCTACCTCTCTCTTCCGAGCGCATCATCAGGCGGCTGACCCAGGGTTTGCCGCACGCCAAAGCCCGTGCCTAAGCTCAAGGCGAACAGCACGAACCTCCGGTTGGCCGTACCGAAATGTAACGCTCCCTTTGGCCTGAGCCATGGCACGTCTGCGGAGCAGGGAAGATCGGCCCAACCGGGATATGGACGAATTTCTCCTGCGAGGCATCTATGGAGCTTGTCTATCAACGTCGGTTAGATGATACCATCGACCATGGATTCTCTCGACGAGCGGGCCTCAAAGATGCGCGAGGCCCTGGCCCTGGCCCGCCTTGACGACCTACTCCCACATGTCCGGGACCAGTTGCCTGTGCCCCCCGGCATGGCGTTCACGCTGCTGAGCCTGATATTCAGACAGGCGGCCGCCGACGGGGTCGATTTCCTTTCGCCCCGGGAGGACTTTCACGCCTGGCTTCTTCAGGCCGCGCGTCTCAACCACCGTGGCTCGCCAGCCAAACCCAACACGGTTCGGCTGCGGCTTTCCCTCCTGAGCAACATCTACACTCAGGCTCTTCAGGCCGGGCTTCTGGACCACCACCCGCTGGATGGGCTTCAGCGGCCTCCCAATGAACGCGCGGGGGCTCCACTCCTGAGCCGCGAACAAATCACGGCCCTCCACCGGGCCACCCGGAATGATCCGGCGCTGCACGCGGCCCTGGTGTTGATCGACGAACACGCCTACCGGGTCCGGGAACTGCTTCAACTTCAGTGGGACGATTTCGATCTGGGCACGGGTGCCGTTTTGCGGCCGCATACCGTGACCCGGCTCAGCGACCCGGCGCTGCACGCCCTACAGACGCTGCAGCAGCAAGCCGGGGGGATGTTCGCCCGTGGCCGGGTACTTCCCTACAACATTGAGCGCGATCTCCGGGCTGCTCTGCACTCCGCTTGCCGCAAAGCAGAGGTCCCGTATGCCCCCCCCGGGGACCTGCGCCGCGCCTCCCTGCGCGACCACGTGCATTCCACCCACAGCGCCGGCTTCAGCGCTCAGGGCGGCAACACCAACCTGGAGCGGGCCACCCGCCTCGCGCGGGGGGTAGCGACCGCTCTCGAACACCCATCCCCACTCCCCCTGAAACGGTAAAGCCAGGCAGTCAACCATTCGGCGCCCCGGTCGTCATGGACCGTACCCCCCCTTCGCCTGCCCTGCGCTCACCGCCAAGCCACCGGCGCTTCCATCGCCTGTCTGGGCCAGCGCCACGTGACGGAGGGACACCACAGGTTCACTGTGAAGGTTCCGGACTTCGGGGAGAAAGCGGAGAAGGCCGCCCAGACGGTGCAGGAGGGTGAGACGCCTGGACCCAGTGACCCACCGCTGCATCTGGCAGCGCGACCGGCTCAGCCGTGGCCTGGCCGCCGGATCAACGTGCAGCGGAGCGCCCCATACTCCAGGTGAGTGGTCCGTCCCCCGGCAGGAGCACCTCGGCGGTGACCCGGAAGCCGAGGCTCTCGTAAAACCGCACGTTGCGCTCGCTTGACGTTTCGAGGTACGCGGGAAGGCCAGCGTGGTCGGCGGCCTCCAGGCCCGCCCGCAGGACAGCCCGCCCCAGGCCGTGGCCCTGCCGGGCCGGGTGCACGCCCACCGTCTGGAGGGTCCAGGCGGGACCGGTCGGGCGGTGCTGGGCCAGCAGCGCTTCCGCCTGGGCCGAAGCCTCAGCGCGGTCGCCGGCCAGCTCGGTGATGCGCGGCTCCAGGGTCTCAAACAACGACGCGGGGGGCGCGGTCTGCGGGGTGGTCCACACCGCGACCGCCTGCGCTTCCTCGGCCACCCAGACCCGGCCATAGGGAAGACCGAGGTGCCTGAGAAAGAGGTCCTGAAGGTGGGCAATGCGCCAGAGGTGCCGGTCGGCGGCCACGGTGTGGCGGGTCCAGGGGTACGCCGCGAAGGCGGCGGTGAGGGTCTGCACCGCCCGGGGCACATCGGCGGGCGTGGCTGGCCGAAGGGACGGCGGGGCCTGGGTCATGGAATCCTCCTCAGGGGGCGGCGGGCAGGGTGAAGTGGAAGGTGCTGCCCACGCCGGGCGTGCTCTCGACCCAGATGCGGCCGCCGTGCCGCTCGACGATCTTCTGGCAGATGCCCAGGCCCAGGCCGGTCCCCTCGTACCGGTCGCGGGTGTGCAGGCGCTGAAACAGCACAAAAATACGCTCCAGATACGGCTTTTCTATCCCGATGCCGTTGTCGGCGACGCGAACATGCCACTCCCCGCCCACCCGCTCGGCGCTCACCCGCACCTCGGGAGGGACTCCCGGCCGCGTGAACTTCATGGCGTTCGAGAGCAGGTTCTGAAAGACCTGGGCGAGCTGGGGGCCGTCGCCCAGGACCGTTCCCAGCTCGCCGGCAGTTACCCGTGCGCCCGTCTCCTCCAGGCGGCTGCTCAGCCGGGCCAGGGCCTCGGTGAGCGGGGCCTGGAGGTTAACGGGCTGCAGCGGCCGCGCGTCCCCGCTGAGGCGAGAGTAGGTCAGCAGGTCGTCCACCAGGGCCTTCATGCGGGCGGTGCCCCCCACGATCAGGTCGAGGTACCGCTGGCCCCGGTCGTCGAGGTGCTCCCCATAGCGCCGCCCCAGCAGCTCGGTAAAGCTCGCCACCGTGCGGATCGGCTCCTGCAGGTCATGTGAGGTGATGTAGGCGAAGCGCTCGAGTTCGGTGTTGCTGCGTTGCAGCTCCGCGTTGGCCCGTTCCAGTTCGGCGGTGCGGGCCGCCACCCGGCGTTCCAGCGAGGCGTTGAGGTCGCGCAGTTGCGCCTCCGCCTCCCGCTGCTCGGTCACGTCCGTGTGGGTGCCGAACCAGCGCACGATCTGCCCCTGCCCGTCCCGGATGGGCACGGCGCGGGAGAGAAACCAGCGGTCTTCCCCGTTCCGGCCCCGCAGCGCAAAGGTGTCCTCCCAGGCCTCTCCCTGCTCGAAGGCCCGCCGGAGCTTGGCGAGCACCCGCGGCGCCTGTCCCGGGGGAAGCACCCCCGTCCAGCTCCAGCCTAGCCCCTCTTCGGGGGTCAGGCCGGTGTAGTCGGACCAGCGGCGGTTGTGCCACTGCACCGCGCCGCTGGGGTCGGCCGTCCAGGCGAACTGGGTGATGTTGTCGGCCAGCTCGCGCAGCCGCTCCTCGCGGTCGCGCAGGGCCGAGAGCGCCGCCCGGCGGGCCTCGACGTCCAGCAGCACGCCGGGAAAGGCCAGCGGCGTGCCGTCGGGGGCGTGGTCGACGCGCCCGTTCGCCTCGATCCAGTAGTAGCGGCCGTCGCGGCGCCGCACCCGGTACTCGTGCGCGTACGCGCCGCCGCGGGCGATGGCCCCGTCGATCGCCCGGAGCAGCCCCTCGCGGTCCTCCGGGTGGACGGTGGCGATCACCTGCTCGAGGTT is a window encoding:
- a CDS encoding ATP-binding protein; translated protein: MTAGDQTDTLPLANVLIVDDQDAKRLALAAALEGLGQNVVLASSGREALRLLLGQEFAVILLDVRMPGMDGFETAALIRSRPQTETTPIIFVTAHDRAEADMLGGYSLGAVDFIFSPVQAEVLRAKVGVFVDLHLKTLTVQAHERRLRELEARAAQAAQDRLRREGERERRAAQREMRKLSSAVEQAADPIFITDRAGRFEYVNPAFEAMTGYARAEVLGQHVSLLWPDDEVVARMEAVWVGLLQGEPYRGEVRHRRRDGSFYHKEKTLTPIRDERGRITHVVSTGRDISDRKRIEAQLVALNASLEVRVQERTAQLEDVNTELEAFAHSISHDLRTPLRHVASFADLLRRDVETHGLPPAVVRRVGIIQDSARRMDHLISGLLEFARTGRQNLRFQPVPLAAVVDEVVGQLAHEEGGRPVDWVVGELPVVHGDLTALRQVVTNLLSNALKYSRPRERIRIEVWGETRGGEQVVHVRDNGVGFNMAYQDKLFGVFQRLHSPDAFEGSGIGLSNVKRIVARHGGRVWAEGREGEGATFSFSLPCPPGGGEAGAAVPEAERVG
- a CDS encoding protein-glutamate O-methyltransferase CheR produces the protein MEASRESVEAVETELLLEAVYRVYGHDFRGYAPATLRRRVLHTVQVEGLPSVSALQHRVLHEPQALGRLLGALSIPVTEMFRDPSFYRALREQVLPVLRTHPFLRVWHAGCATGEEVYSLAMVLEEEGLLGRTRLYATDLSASALEVARAGVYPQEKLDAYARNYREAGGRADFAAYFDQHGGHGRVVDRLRRPVIWGQHNLVTDSSFNEFHLILCRNVLIYFSRPLQDQVQGLLLGSLMPFGVLALGRHESLDFSPHAGRFSTLNSAEKLYRRVS
- a CDS encoding tyrosine-type recombinase/integrase codes for the protein MTLVRHEAPLALASLSDSALRVRAVEAASTYDAEGLVQVTLAYLLAGSRKGARGSGKTRAAYALAVRDFVPWARDAGVQLLRPGRRDGGRYVAHLQTRPSRGRGRTGALSAATVAQYVAGVRALYRALRWAGATEAQPFEDAHVPPDPTPGIVKNPPYLREIDDVLAHCDPRLAALLLLCAHGGLRAGEALGVRADDLQGGTVTVRGKGGKVRRVPLGRRTRTALAGLSPLRADGTLFEWTYAQAAYRLRQAFRQAGHGHAWRGFHAARKHSGTRLYRATRDFTRVGLFLGHSSVDTTRRYVAVDDHDVAGEVEDF
- a CDS encoding N-acetylglucosamine-6-phosphate deacetylase — protein: MTGERTLRGHLVLPGGVVPGEVRFGRYLEAVTPLEDAPGDLYILPGFIDTHVHGGGGGDTMDGPGGIAALARLHARHGTTTLLPTTITNPWEAVLAALRGVREVMEAGGVPGGADLPGAHLEGPFLSPGRLGAQPPHPRLPTPERVAEVLASGVVRAVTLAPELEGATRAALAFARAGVRVGVGHTRADAETVAALLHAVHAAGGRTAATHLYNAMGGIEGRLPGPAGALLADHHAFLEVILDGHHVHPTAFHLARRAAPGRVLLVSDAMRAAGLGEGESDLGGQRVTVRGGRATLPDGTLAGSVLTLDRALRHARAAGVPLPEASAMLSAVPAASLGLTDRGRLVPGLRSDLVVLDRALEVREVHVAGQPVLGKGD